GGGTCGAAGCCGGGGGCGGGGCTAGCGTTTCAGAGTTCGGTAGCGCTTCAAAAGGGAGCCCAGGCGGTTCGGGTCCTTCTCGCCGTTCAGTTCGGTGAGGAGGTCGTCCGGGCAGTGTTCGTAGAGGTCGCCCCACCAGCCGCGGCGGCGGTTGTCGTAGATGCGGTAGCCGCCGGGGACGCCCCGGGCGACGTACCGTCTCCTGCTCACTCGGGTTCCTCCTCCGGTGGGGACGCCAACGCCTCCTCCTCCAGAAGGCGTTCCGCGATGTCGTCGGCCCAGCTCTGGGCCCAGCGACGCACACCCAGGATGGCCTCCCCGTCCAGGCCGTGGCGAGCGAATTCCCGGTCGTCGAGCCACTCGGTGCCCTCCAGCCGGGACTGGAGGTCGGCTAGGTCGAAGGCCGTGGACGTGGCGGAGGTATGGCGGCGGGCCAGCTCCTCCAGTTCGACGGCGGTCCACTGCGCGGTGGCCGCGTGCACGGCGATCAGGTCGCGGGCCGTGCCCCGGTCGGCCACCGCCCGGACCTTCGTGCCGACCACGTCCTCCAGGGAGAGGGTGAGGCCGAGAGGCGTCTCCACCGGCGGGTGCCAGAGGGTCTCCTTCAGGAGGTCCAGGGTGCGTTCCTCCGCCGTGGTGGGGTCGGTGACGACGAGACGGGCGGAGAGCGGGGTCGTCTCCACTGGGCGCACCAGCCAGCCGCGTTCCGCCAGACCCGCCCGGACCGTGGCCGCGATCCGCTCCATCGGCGCCGGGTGTTCCGTCGCCGTCTCCAGATCCCGGCCGGGCGGCCGCGCCTCGACCAGACCGTGCGCCTGCGCCGCGTGATCACCGGTGAGAGCGAGGCCGTAGGGGGCGCCGACGGCCAGCACGTCGTCGAGGAGATGGCGCAGCTGCTCGGGGAGGTCGCGAAGCTGCTCGGGGAGATCACTCACGCGCGGGCCTCGTGCAGAGGTGGGAGTGGGGGCGGCGGGGGTGGGGGTGGGGCCATGAGGGGATTATCACGGCCCCCGCGGACTTTCCCTGGTCTTTCCCCGGTCAGTACGGCCGTCGGCCCACCCAGTTCCCCGGCGGGTCGAAGTTGGCCACGACGTAGGTCCAGCCGTTCCCGCACCTCGCCTTGGCCGCGCCGACCCGGGTCGAGGCGCGCCAGACCAGCTGGGTGTAGTGGAGGCATTCCCGGTCGTTGACGCAGGAGTTGGAGGGGCGGTCGTAGTCGGACTTCTCGTCGAGCCACAGGCGGGCCGCGTCCGCCAGCGAGTAGCGGGGGCTGGACCCCTTGGCCAGGTTCTCGCCGTACCGGCTGTTCGAGTGGACGAGCTCGCAGTCGGCGACCCGCAGCCTCGCCCAGGAACGGGCCTGCGCGGCGACGGACTCGTCCCAGACCAGCGGAGGGACGCCGACGTCCGCCCGTGCCTGGTTGACGACCGCCAGAAAGCCTCTGACCTCCGGCTTCGACGCGGCCGACACCGACCCGGCACCGGTCACCCCCGCTGCCGTCGCCGTAGCCGTGACCGTCTCCACGACCGTGGGCCGGGGGCCGGCTGCCTGAGCCGCCCCCGGAGCGAGCGCCAGCGTCGCCGCCGCGGTCGCCGCGGCCACCGTCCGCGCCCTGTCCCGTCGCACCACTCGTGCCTCCTTCTGCTCCGCATCTCCAACTGCGCCAACTGCCTTACTGGCGCAGCTACTTGTAGGGCAGCGCGAGGACAGGCCGGGGGCCAGGGGATCTTCTGCCACCCCATCGGGGGAATCGGAGCACGTCCGGGTTTCGGAAGCCATTGCACCGTGACCTGCGGGCGGGCGCCCCTCGAGAGGGTCTGTTCGGAGGGAGCGAGCGGGGGAACACCACTGGGCGCCCGGGTTCACCCGCCGTTGGCCGGTGGAACTTCTCAAGTTCAGTTAAGGGAAGGCAAAGGGTGCTCAAAGGTCGACCCCCGATTGTCTTTTGACATGGACCAGACCCTTCTCGTGGTCGCCGATCTGGCCGCCATCTCCGTGCTGACCTTCGCGGTCTACTTCCCGCGCCACCACCGCCGGGACCTCATCGCCGCCTTCCTCGGCGTCAACGTCGGTGTGCTCGCGGTGGCGATGACGCTCAGCTCGTCGTCGGTCGGCATCGGCCTCGGCATGGGGCTGTTCGGCGTCCTGTCGATCATCCGGCTGCGGTCCAACGAGATCGCCCAGCACGAGATCGCGTACTACTTCTCCGCGCTCGCCCTCGGCCTGCTGGCCGGGCTGCCCGAGCAGGTCAACGCCCTGTCGATGCTGCTCATGGCACTGATCGTCGCCACGATGTACGTCGGCGACCACCCCCGGCTGTTCGGCCGCTACCGGCAGCGCAGTCTGCGCCTCGACGCCGCCTACACCGACGAGGACGCCCTGCGCGCCCACCTCGAAGTCCTGCTGGGCGGGCGGGTGGTGAACCTCTCCGTGCAGAACGTCGACCTGGTCAACGACATGACCCTGGTCGACGTCCGGTACGTCGTCACCGGCGGGGGCCCGCGCGCACCGCGAGAGGCCGGCGGCCGGGTCGAGCGGGCCGAGGGGGTCCGGGCATGACGGCCCTGGACTCCGTCGCCCCCGTGGTCGGGGCGCTGCGCCCCATCGGCCTCGACGAACTCGTCGACCGCGCCGAGCTGCTGACCCGACTGGACCGCAAGTACATGCTGCCCCTCACCGACCTGCCCTTCGTGGTCGGCGGACTGGAGGAGGACGTACAGGTCCTGGAGGTCGACGGCGCGCGGCGGTTCGCGTACCGGTCCGTGTACTTCGACACCCCGGACATGGCCGGCTATCTGGCCGCCGCCCACCGCCGCCGACGCCGCTTCAAGCTGCGGATACGGACCTACCTCGCCTCCGGGCAGCACTTCCTGGAGGTCAAGACGCGCGGTCCGCGCGGCACCACCGTCAAGCAGCGGGTCCCGTACGACGGGGAGCCGGGGCGGCTGGGTCCCGAGGCGCGGGCGTACGTCGACGACGTGCTCCGCGCGGCGGGCATCGACTCCCACGGCTTCCGCCTGGTCCCGGCGTTGACCACCCGCTACCTGCGCACCACCCTCTTCCTGCCGGGCAGCGGCAGCCGGGTCACCGTCGACACCGACCTGACCTGGGCGTTGCCCGACGGGACCGAGCTGCGCACCCCCGAGCGGACCATCGTCGAGACCAAGGCGGGCCGCGCCGGATCGAGCGCGGACCGGCTGCTGTGGTCGCTCAGGCACCGGCCCTGCCCGGTCTCCAAGTACGGCACCGGGCTCGCCGCGCTGCGGCCCGACCTGCCCGCCAACCGTTGGCTGCCCGTCCTGCGGCGCCACTTCCCCACCGCACCGACACCGAACGGGAGCCCCGCATGAACATCCGTAGGAACACGTGGAGCACGTGGAGCACGTGGAGCACGTGGAGCGCAGGGAACGCCCGCAACGGGACGAACGCGAGGAACTCGTGGACCGCCTGGCGCAGAAGGGCACGCGGGCTGCGTACGAAGTCCGCGGGCGCCCTCGCCTCCGTCGTCCTCGCGGCCGCCGCGCTGGCCGGGTGCTCCGCCGGGAGCGACTCCGGCTCGGCGTCGTCCGACTCCTCGACGAGCGCGAGCGCGGCGGCCGCCGTGGACGGCACCCGGAACGCGGCGGCCGTCCTCGCCGACAACGAGGAGACGCACGCCGAGGACGGCGACACCGCGTACGGGGAGGCGGACGAGGCGGCGGCTGTCGCCATCGAACTGAAGGGCGACTCGGCCTCCGCCGACGGCAAGGGCGTGGACGTCGACGGGTCCACCGTCACCATCACCGCCGCCGGGACCTATGTGCTGAGCGGATCCCTCGACGACGGGCAGATCGTCGTCACCGCCCCCGAGGCGACCGTGAAGCTGGTCCTCGACGGCGTCGACATCTCCAGCTCCTCCGGGGCGGCCATCGCCGCGACCGAGGCCGAACGGCTGGTCGTCGTCCTCGCGGACGGCAGCGAGAACAAGCTGAGCGACACCGACTCCTACGCCGACGACGCCGAGGCGAACGCCGCCCTGTACAGCGCGGGCGACCTGACGATCGGCGGCGACGGCTCGCTGACCGTGCGGGGGAACGGCAACGACGCCATCGCCGGCAAGGACGGTCTGGTCGTCGAGGGCGGGAACATCACCGTCGAGGCCGCCGACGACGGCATCCGGGGCAAGGACTACCTGGTGGTGAACGGCGGCACGGTCACCGTGACGGCGAAGGGCGACGGGCTGAAGTCCGACAACGCGGACGAGGAGGACGCCGGTTACCTCGTCGTCGACGGCGGCACGGTCACCGTCACCGCGAACGGTGACGCCGTGGACGCCGCGACCGACCTCGTCGTCACCGGCGGCGAGCTGACGGTGAAGGCCGACGCCTCCGACGACACCTCGGCGCACGGTCTGAAGTCGGGGGTGATCACCGTGCTGGAGGGCGGCACGGTCGACGTGGACGCCTCCGCCGACGCGCTGCACGGCGACGCGGCCGTCCACCTCAACGGCGCCGAGGTCACCCTCGCGGCCGGCGACGACGGCGTCCACGCCGAGGGCGACCTGGTCATCAGCGGGGGCACCCTGGACATCACCGGCTCCAACGAGGGCCTGGAGGGCAAGGACATCCTGGTCAGGGGCGGCACGTCGAACGTCACGTCCGACGACGACGGGGTCAACGCGTCGGGCAGCGAGGCGACGTCCGAGGAGGACGCGGACGCGCGGGGCGGCCGGGGCGGTGGCATGGAGGTCGGCGACTACACCGCCAAGGTCACCGGCGGCACGCTCGTCCTCGACTCCCAGGGCGACGGCTTCGACTCCAACGGCACCGCCGAGATCACGGGCGGCACGATCGTCGTCAACGGCCCCGAGACGGGCGGCAACGGGGCGCTCGACGTCAACGGCAGCTTCACCGTCAGCGGCGGCACGCTGCTCGCGGCCGGCAGCGCGGGCATGGTCGTCGCGCCGGACGAGGAGTCGGACCAGGGCTGGCTGTCGGCGACCCTGGACGCGTCGGTCGAGGCGGGCACCACCCTGCACGTCGTCGACGCGGACGGCGAGGTCGTGGCGTCGTACGTCACCTCGAAGACCATCCAGAACGTCGTGTACTCGGGCGCCGGGATCGAGAGCGGCGAGGAGTACACCGTGTACGCCGGCGGCTCCACCTCCGGCTCGGACACCGGTGGCCTGGCCGGCTCCGGCGCGCTCGGCTCGGCGGAGAAGATCGCCACGGTCACCGCGGGTGAGGCCCCGGAGGGCGGCTTCGGGGGCGGTCCGGGCGGGGGCGGCGACCGAGGACAGTAGCGGCACCGCCGGATGATCCGGTCGTCGGGACGGTGCCGCTCCCGTGCTCGGTGACTACGCGGGTGTCCCGAAGTTCTGGGTCCAGTAGTTGCCCGGCTGGGCCAGGCCGATGCCGATCTCCTTGAAACCGCAGTTGAGGATGTTCGCCTTGTGGCCGGGGCTGTTCATCCAGCCGTCCATGACGCTCTCGGCGGTGCCGTACCCGGCGGCGACGTTCTCGCCCGCCGAACGGAACGCGTACCCGACACGGCGGAGCCGCTCACTCATGTCCGAGCCGTCGGAGCCGGTGTGGGACATGTTCCGGTGGTCGGCCATGTCCTGGCTGTGGTCCTGGGCGGCCTTGGTCAGCTTGGCGTCCACGGTCACCGGCGAGCAACCGGCCTTCTGGCGTTCGGCGTTGACCAGGCTCAGCACCTGAGCGGTGGGACCGGAGGCCGCGGTGCCGGCGGAGGTCGCGGGAGCGCGTTCGGCCTGGGTGGCCTTCGGGGCGCTCGGCGGCGGTGTGGTCCTGGCCGGGGTGTCGGCGGCCTCGGGGGTGGACTTGGGCTTCGGCTTGGCGGACTTGGAGGGCGACGCGCTCGCCTTGGCCTTGGAACGCGACGGACTCGGGGAGCTCTCCGGAGTGTCCGGGGCGCTCTCGACGGAGGGCGTCGCGGACGCGGAGGGTGTGCGCGACGGCGTGGCCGGAGCCGGCTCCCGCTTCTCCCCTCCCCACCAGGAGGAGGCCACGTTGCCCCAGTCGCCCAGCCCGACCCCGCCGGCCCACGCGGCCGTGGGGATGCCCACGGCGCCCACGGCCACCACGAACGCGGTGGCGACGGCTATCTTCCGGCGCGTCGTCCTGGGCTGCCGCGCCGCCGACCGTTTCGTCCTACGGCGGTGACTGTTCGTTCGTCTCGTGCGTGTCATACGTGGCCTCACTGAATGGTCCGACTTCGACGCAATCGACCCCTTGGCAGGCCGTGGCCCTGGTGAGCCCGGTCATTATGGGGACCCCTCGCCGCACCGGGCAACGAACACGTGTGCTGGCCCCGAAGCGCTCCGACGAGACCTCCCGAGGGGGTCGGGGCGCACGCGCCCGGCGGATCGCCGCGTGCCCCCGAGTGCCCGAACCCGCCCTGGGAGCAGGCAGAAAGCCGTTGCGCCGACGGCGTCGGAGCGGGAGTCGTCGCTCCGGACGATCAGTTGGATTCGCCGTCTGTGCGGCAAATGCCGGATGAGGCTTCGAGCGGCGCCATTTGTCGCTTTGCTGAAACGGATTGATCGGTTCCAACGTGTGCGATTCGGTCGTGACGCATGTCACCCCGATTCGAGGTGTGTGCGTGAGGGGCGCAGACTGGATGGAGAAGCGGAGATCGCACAGACCCCGCGGTGATCCGGTCGTGGAGGAATCATGACGGCAGTCACGCGGACGGAAGCCCCCGTGGTGATCGAGGGCGACGGTCTTGAGGTACGCCTCCAGGAGCTCGGCGGTGGTATGTCCGTCGCCTTCATCAAGCTCCCCCAGGGCACGGACATGGCCCCGGCGCTCAAGGGCCTCCCCGACGACTTGTGCCAGTGCCCCCACT
This genomic stretch from Streptomyces deccanensis harbors:
- a CDS encoding pathogenesis-related family 1 protein; the protein is MRRDRARTVAAATAAATLALAPGAAQAAGPRPTVVETVTATATAAGVTGAGSVSAASKPEVRGFLAVVNQARADVGVPPLVWDESVAAQARSWARLRVADCELVHSNSRYGENLAKGSSPRYSLADAARLWLDEKSDYDRPSNSCVNDRECLHYTQLVWRASTRVGAAKARCGNGWTYVVANFDPPGNWVGRRPY
- a CDS encoding DUF4956 domain-containing protein — its product is MDQTLLVVADLAAISVLTFAVYFPRHHRRDLIAAFLGVNVGVLAVAMTLSSSSVGIGLGMGLFGVLSIIRLRSNEIAQHEIAYYFSALALGLLAGLPEQVNALSMLLMALIVATMYVGDHPRLFGRYRQRSLRLDAAYTDEDALRAHLEVLLGGRVVNLSVQNVDLVNDMTLVDVRYVVTGGGPRAPREAGGRVERAEGVRA
- a CDS encoding polyphosphate polymerase domain-containing protein codes for the protein MTALDSVAPVVGALRPIGLDELVDRAELLTRLDRKYMLPLTDLPFVVGGLEEDVQVLEVDGARRFAYRSVYFDTPDMAGYLAAAHRRRRRFKLRIRTYLASGQHFLEVKTRGPRGTTVKQRVPYDGEPGRLGPEARAYVDDVLRAAGIDSHGFRLVPALTTRYLRTTLFLPGSGSRVTVDTDLTWALPDGTELRTPERTIVETKAGRAGSSADRLLWSLRHRPCPVSKYGTGLAALRPDLPANRWLPVLRRHFPTAPTPNGSPA
- a CDS encoding carbohydrate-binding domain-containing protein, giving the protein MNIRRNTWSTWSTWSTWSAGNARNGTNARNSWTAWRRRARGLRTKSAGALASVVLAAAALAGCSAGSDSGSASSDSSTSASAAAAVDGTRNAAAVLADNEETHAEDGDTAYGEADEAAAVAIELKGDSASADGKGVDVDGSTVTITAAGTYVLSGSLDDGQIVVTAPEATVKLVLDGVDISSSSGAAIAATEAERLVVVLADGSENKLSDTDSYADDAEANAALYSAGDLTIGGDGSLTVRGNGNDAIAGKDGLVVEGGNITVEAADDGIRGKDYLVVNGGTVTVTAKGDGLKSDNADEEDAGYLVVDGGTVTVTANGDAVDAATDLVVTGGELTVKADASDDTSAHGLKSGVITVLEGGTVDVDASADALHGDAAVHLNGAEVTLAAGDDGVHAEGDLVISGGTLDITGSNEGLEGKDILVRGGTSNVTSDDDGVNASGSEATSEEDADARGGRGGGMEVGDYTAKVTGGTLVLDSQGDGFDSNGTAEITGGTIVVNGPETGGNGALDVNGSFTVSGGTLLAAGSAGMVVAPDEESDQGWLSATLDASVEAGTTLHVVDADGEVVASYVTSKTIQNVVYSGAGIESGEEYTVYAGGSTSGSDTGGLAGSGALGSAEKIATVTAGEAPEGGFGGGPGGGGDRGQ
- a CDS encoding CAP domain-containing protein; this encodes MTRTRRTNSHRRRTKRSAARQPRTTRRKIAVATAFVVAVGAVGIPTAAWAGGVGLGDWGNVASSWWGGEKREPAPATPSRTPSASATPSVESAPDTPESSPSPSRSKAKASASPSKSAKPKPKSTPEAADTPARTTPPPSAPKATQAERAPATSAGTAASGPTAQVLSLVNAERQKAGCSPVTVDAKLTKAAQDHSQDMADHRNMSHTGSDGSDMSERLRRVGYAFRSAGENVAAGYGTAESVMDGWMNSPGHKANILNCGFKEIGIGLAQPGNYWTQNFGTPA